In Zymomonas mobilis subsp. mobilis ATCC 10988, the following proteins share a genomic window:
- a CDS encoding type II toxin-antitoxin system RelB/DinJ family antitoxin, with amino-acid sequence MATTSFNLRLDQDLRDRAFPVLERYGLSAAQAFKLFLNQVAETKTIPLSFDYAKDEPNMTTQKAMLEALRRTDFSEAFTAAEALKVLQENHDA; translated from the coding sequence ATGGCGACAACAAGTTTCAATCTGCGATTGGATCAGGATTTGCGGGATCGAGCCTTTCCGGTATTAGAGCGTTATGGATTAAGCGCAGCGCAGGCATTTAAGTTATTTTTAAATCAAGTGGCCGAGACCAAAACGATTCCGCTATCTTTCGATTATGCTAAAGATGAGCCCAATATGACCACGCAAAAAGCGATGCTGGAGGCATTAAGGCGCACTGATTTTTCGGAAGCCTTTACGGCAGCAGAGGCCTTGAAAGTATTACAAGAGAACCATGATGCGTAA
- the mazF gene encoding endoribonuclease MazF — MSAFIPDSGDIVWLDFDPQAGREQSGHRPAVVLSPASYNAKAGMMICCPTTTKIKGYPFEVLIAGKKESVVLCDQVRSLDYRARNAKRKGKVSAGELEEIRQRVRLLVG; from the coding sequence GTGAGTGCTTTTATTCCTGATAGCGGTGATATTGTCTGGCTTGATTTTGACCCGCAGGCTGGCAGAGAACAATCGGGTCATAGACCTGCGGTTGTGCTTAGTCCGGCTTCTTACAATGCTAAAGCAGGCATGATGATTTGCTGCCCAACAACGACCAAGATCAAAGGCTATCCTTTCGAGGTCTTGATTGCTGGAAAAAAGGAAAGCGTTGTTTTATGCGATCAGGTCAGAAGTCTTGATTATCGCGCTCGAAATGCAAAACGCAAAGGCAAAGTATCTGCGGGTGAACTCGAAGAAATTCGGCAACGTGTGCGGCTGCTTGTTGGATAA
- a CDS encoding AbrB/MazE/SpoVT family DNA-binding domain-containing protein: protein MLGIVRKWGNSAAVRLPANIIEASCLQLNQLVEIQEEGGRITITPALTLEALVSGITDDNRHGEIDFGQPVGGESW, encoded by the coding sequence ATGCTCGGAATTGTCAGAAAATGGGGTAACAGCGCAGCCGTTCGCCTCCCTGCTAATATTATCGAAGCCTCTTGCTTGCAGCTTAACCAACTAGTTGAAATTCAGGAAGAAGGCGGTCGGATTACTATAACTCCTGCTCTTACTCTTGAGGCTCTGGTCTCTGGTATTACGGATGATAATAGACATGGTGAAATAGATTTTGGTCAGCCGGTTGGCGGTGAAAGTTGGTGA
- a CDS encoding plasmid mobilization protein, giving the protein MKIEKQWNKNVGPRAQKSVPVRMTIEEYDQIKRTAEKVRLPVSTLLRELALGHNPPSRIEQDTFLQVAYLRGDLGRLGGLLKMCLVDAPGEAVSEADVRSALHKILSRQDEISDLLDQLRNIIPAKPK; this is encoded by the coding sequence ATGAAAATTGAAAAACAATGGAATAAAAATGTCGGACCGAGGGCGCAGAAATCTGTTCCAGTCAGAATGACTATAGAGGAATACGATCAGATTAAGAGGACAGCAGAAAAAGTTCGCTTGCCAGTATCAACCCTTCTTCGAGAATTAGCACTGGGTCACAATCCGCCTAGCCGAATTGAACAAGACACCTTTTTGCAAGTCGCTTATCTCCGGGGGGATCTTGGCCGACTAGGTGGGTTATTGAAAATGTGTCTAGTAGACGCTCCAGGTGAGGCTGTTTCGGAGGCAGATGTCCGATCAGCTCTTCACAAAATACTAAGCCGTCAAGACGAGATATCCGACCTACTCGATCAGCTAAGGAATATTATTCCAGCAAAACCAAAATAG